The following is a genomic window from Pseudomonadota bacterium.
AGGATTATCAGAAGGATATAGAGATAGATGCAATGTACATTAATCTGAAAACCCTCTATAAGAAGGCAGTAGAGATGGCACCCTATCTCTCATCTGAACTTGCACAGATTGCAACGAAGATTGAGAGCCCCGGGAATCTTGCAGACCTCATTGCCTCTACTATAAATATCGGTGTTACTGAAAAGCAGGAGATCCTTGGGAAGTTAGATTTGAATGAAAGGCTAAAAAAGGTCACTATCCTGTTAAACAGGGAGGTGGAAACCCTTGAGCTGAGCAGCAGGATTCAGTCCCATGTGAAAGAGGGGATTGATAAGACCCAGAGGGAATATTACCTGAGGGAACAGCTGAAGGCGATACAAAAAGAGCTCGGTGAAACAGATGACAGATATACAGAGATAGAGGAATTGAGAAAGAAGATCTTTGATGCGAAAATGCCATCCGATGTGCATAAGGTTGCGGAGAAGGAGCTTGACAGACTCTCAAAGATGAGCACAATGTCTGCAGAGTATACCGTCTCAAGGACGTATATTGATTGGCTTACAGAACTTCCCTGGTCAAAAGCAACGGAAGACAACCTGAATATAAAGGATGCAAACAGGATTCTCAATGAGGACCATTATGACCTTGAAAGGGTGAAGAAGAGAATCCTTGAATATCTTGCGGTAAGAAAACTGAAGTCGGATATGAAAGGCCCGATACTATGCTTTGTTGGTCCTCCCGGGGTAGGGAAGACATCTCTCGGCAGGTCTATTGCGAGGGCCCTTGGAAGAAAGTTTATGAGGATATCCCTTGGCGGCATAAGGGATGAGGCAGAGATCAGGGGACACAGAAGGACTTACGTGGGGGCTTTACCAGGGAGAATTGTACAGGGCATTAAAAAGACAGGCTCTAATAACCCTGTTTTCATGCTCGACGAGGTGGATAAGATAGGGATGGACTTCAGGGGAGACCCATCGAGTGCATTACTCGAGGTACTGGACCCGGAACAGAACTTCTCCTTCAGTGACCATTACCTTGAGGTATCTTTTGACCTTTCCAAGGTGATGTTCATCGCAACGGCAAATATGCTTGACCCTGTCCCACCTTCCCTGAAAGACAGGATGGAGGTACTTGAACTCCCTGGCTATACAGAGGAAGAGAAGTTGATGATAGCCAAGCAGTTTCTCATTCCAAAGGAACGTTTTGAACACGGGCTGAATGAGGAGCAGATTGAATTTGATGATGAGGGTTTGAGGGTTATTATTTGCTCATATACGAGGGAATCAGGGGTAAGAAATCTTGAAAGGGAGATCGCAGCCATCTGCAGGGCAGTAGCAAAGGATGTTGCAGAGGGTAAAACAGAGAAACAGTTAGTAACAGCGGATAGCATTCATGGATACCTTGGACCGATAAAATACTTTTCTGAGATAGCGGAAAGGACAAAATACTCTGGTGTTGCAACAGGCCTTGCATGGACACCAACCGGTGGTGATATTCTTTTCATAGAGTCTACAAAGATGAGAGGAAAGGGGAATCTCTCACTCACAGGCCAGCTTGGTGATGTGATGAAGGAGTCAGCCCAGGCCGCTTTAAGCTATATAAGAAGTAAGGCAGCTGATTACAATATTACCGAGGATTTCTTTGAAAAGAATGACATCCATGTCCATGTCCCGCAGGGTGCAATCCCTAAGGATGGACCGTCTGCCGGTATTACGATGCTTGTTTCCCTTGTTTCAATGCTCACGGACAAGCATGTCAGGAATGATGTGGCGATGACAGGTGAGATTACGCTGAGAGGCCTTGTGCTACCTGTTGGTGGTATAAAGGAGAAGGTCCTTGCGGCGAAGAGGGCAGGGATAAGAAATGTAATATTGCCGAAGTTTAATGAGAAAGACCTTGAGGAGGTTCCTGAGAGTATAAAGAGTAACATGGAGTTCATGTTCATAGAGAAGATGGATGAAGCGGTAGAGATCTGCTTATCGTAATTGCAGCTATAAGCTGGCAGTTAACAGTTTTCAAATAAATTGTCCAAGGGGCCGTAAAACTCTTTCGTTCGTGCTCCGCTGTGCGCGCCTTACCCACTACATGACCCGCTCTCACTCAATGTGTGAACTCGTCGTTTCTCCTCAGACAGCACACATTGCCCTTCGGGACGCTCATGCGTGTCAAAGTGGGTTCCCAAGTCGTACTTCGATGTCGCACTCACGCAAAGTTTTCCGGCTTGAAGGAACCGCAAAGTTCTTCCAGATAGTGATGTTTGCGTCCCCTCGCTAATTAACCTTAAATAACGTCTATCCTGTCATTCAGCATTCTTGTATATTTTGTCATAATAACCAGATAGACCAGAGAGACGTATGCCTTTGGCGTAAAAGATGAAGTGGTTCTTGCTGCTTACTGCCTACTCCTTACCGCCCACTGCTTACTCCCTACCCCTTACTCCCTACTGTCTACTGTTTTTCACGGTGCCAGTTGCACTTGGTCTTTGAATTTTTTTAGGAGGACCTTTGACAAAGCATCGGCGGATTCCTGACTTTCAAACTCTACCATCAGTTCGCCATTGTCACCCACAACCAGCCTGCCGTGCTTTTTCACTACCTCGGCTATTGCAACCGGTTCTACTGTCCACCAGCCACGGGTCCGCCGGAGTAACTCTTCGCCCTTAAGCGGCTGAGGGGTAACAAGGTCGATTGTACGGAACCATGCAGTCCAGCCAATCTGGGCAGGCACTTTAAGTACAGGGCTAACCGGGTCATGATAAATTCGGCAGCGGCCGAAAAGACGTAGACGTATCACTTAAGCACCTCCTTGACAATTCCGGCAATTTTTTCGTGAGCAGGCAGTATATCAACAGGGACATTTATACGATTTGCAGAGAGCGTACGGGCAAGGCAATGTATGTAAAGGATGGCTATTTCTTCTTCATTCGTAGCGATGCCCCTATTTACTGCAAGCACCCATGCCTTCTCAAATGACTTAAGGGCTGCATCCCGTATGCGGCTAAGCCTGTAATCAAATGGTGAAACATTCAAACGCTCGAGCAATTCCCCCTGTAGAGCATCAATACGGGCAAATACCTGCCGTAAATATCTGACCTGCGGGTCTTTACCCCACTCATCTACCTCAGGCATTAAACCTCCCATAAAGAGTGTCAAGTGGTGAGTGTAGATGCCAATGTTTTTCCTAACACTATTCGCTTAACACTATTAATCCTATCAAGCCTATATCTCTGTGTCAACGCCCTTTTTCCTTTACAACAAAAGCGATATTGGATAAAATCATTTGCAGGAAAAGATGGCTCATAGAAGGTTACTGATAAATCTTACAATCTTATTGGTTTTTGTAACCATTACCTCCCTTTTTGCAAATGATGTTTCATTCCTTTCCTTTGGCACAGGCAAGACTAAGGTAAGGTTATATACGGATTATTTCTGCGGTCCATGCAGGGACCTGGAGCCCAAGATAGAGGGTATGATTATTGAACTGGTGAAAAGAAACGTCATAGACCTGACATTCATCGATGCCCCTTTCCACAGAGATTCTGCTTTTTACGCAAGGTATTTTCTATTCGTTTTAAATGAGAAAAAGGAGTTTAAATACATCCTTGCCGCACGGGCTGCCCTTTTTGAAGCTGCCAGGGAAAAGATAGCTGAAAAGGAAAAGCTGGAGGAATTTCTCAGGAAAAAGGGTATAAAGTTTAAGCCCTTTGATGCGAGGCATGTATTCAATGTTTTATCAGGTTATTTAAGAGAAGATAAAATCAATTCAACACCTACCTGTGTCATATATAGTGGGGACAAGAAAGAGACATTCACCGGAGCCACGAATATCATAAAGGCCCTTGAAAATCTGAGGAGGGTTTCTCAGTTATCAGGAGGTTGATATGGATTCTCAGGAAATGAAGAAAAGGGAGATTCTAAAGACATCAAAGGTGATTACCATTGTCGGCCTTTCGCCGGATGTAGAAAAACCGAGTAATGTGGTTGCAAATTACTTAATAAAGGCGGGCTACGAGATTATACCTGTGAACCCTCAATACGATGAAATCTTAGGAGTGAAATCGTATAAGTCTCTGTCGGACATACCCAAAAAGATTGATATAGTAGACATTTTCATGAGGGCAGAAAGGGTATTGCCGATTGTAGAGGAAGCTATCAGGATTAAGCCGAAGTGTATATGGTTGCAGCTAGGTATTGTAAATGAAGAGGCAAAAAACCTTGCCGAAAGGCACGGCATCCCCTTTTTTATGGATGTGTGTATAAAACAGGAACACGCAAGGCTCATGGTATATCAATAACCAATAACCAAATTACAATGACCAAGCATATAAAATTACCAATAACCAAAATAGAATACAATAACCAATTACCAAGTACCAACATCCAAACAGGTTCCTCTCTGGAACTTGAGATTTGGTTATTGATAATTGAATTATTTTGGAACTTGAAAAATTGGTTGTTGGAATTTATCTGGTCATTGGTGCTTGGTTATTGGATATTGGTGATTAAAGGAAATGCGCCCGAAAGGATTTGAACCTTCGGCCTCAGCGTCCGGAGCGCTGCGCTCTATCCAACTGAGCTACGGGCGCAATATATTTTTACTCAATCTCAAACTTAATGCTTTACACCCTGTTAGCATTTTTATAGAATATAGCACATTCATAGGTATTTGAAAACTGTGATTTAGATAGTAGACTATGGACATAAGGCAATAGACATTAGACTATAGACTTCAGACAACAGAAGGGAATGGGTAGAGATTACAAAAAAATAAAGGCCTGGCAAATAGCAGATGAATTAGCTCTTTTGGTATATAAGTCTACGAAAAAATTTCCAAAGAGCGAGATTTGGGGGTTAACATCTCAGATGAGAAGAGCTGCTGTATCAGTACCAGCAAATATAGTAGAAGGTTCAGCCAGGAAAAACAGGAATGAATATTTGCAATTTTTATACATAGCTATATCATCGTTAGCAGAATTGAATTACTATATCAGGTTTACAAAGGAATTAGGATATTTAGACACCAATGAATATGAAGGACTATGGACAAAAGGTCAGGAGAGTTCGAGGATACTCCAAGGGCTAATTTCTTACATAGAAAAGTCTGATGTCTAAAGTCTTGAGTCCAGTGTCTGAATTGCAGATTTGAAAAAGGACAAATTTTAACATGAAGAAACCGCTCATACCTATCCTCATCGGCATCCTCATTACCTTTTTGTTTGCCACCTTTGCTGTGGTGAGGCTGGTTCCCTTTGAACGCCTTGAGCTTCTCCTTTATGACATCAGATACCACCTCCATGGCAGGATAAATCCGCCAGAAGAGGTTGTCATCGTCGGGATAGATGACAGGAGCCTTGAAAAGATTGGAAGATGGCCTTGGGAGAGAAAAAGGGTAGCCTCTATCGTAGACACCCTCAAAAATATGGGGGCAAAGGTAATTGTGATGGATATCATATTGAGTGAGCCTTCAAAGGGTGATGATATCCTCGCTAAGTCTATAAAGAGGGCAGGGAATGTCATCCTTCCCATTGTGTTTGACTTTAAAGGTGAAAAAAAGAAGGTAGAAGACGACATGCTCTTTGACAGCGCATTCCCCATGGTGAGAAAGATGGATTACCTGAAAATCTTTCCGCCTATCAGCGCCAATAGTGTATTACTGCCGCTCAAAAACCTCTCTAAGGGTGCGAAAACCCTCGGGTATATAAATATGTTCCCTGATAAGGACGGGATACTCAGGTGGGAGGTTACGGCTCTCGAATATGGTGGTGAGATATACCCGTCTATAGACCTGCAGGCAGTAAGGCTCTTCCTCGACCT
Proteins encoded in this region:
- the lon gene encoding endopeptidase La; this encodes MVIGLRNDKSIKDRLFIPAEVPILPLRGTVAYPDLVMPLIVGREKSIRLVDDAMNGDKIIGIITQKNPDIEEPNIEDLYTIGTVATVMKMVKMVDGSQRIVIQGLCRFKLIEFTQREPNLKAKILPIFEDYQKDIEIDAMYINLKTLYKKAVEMAPYLSSELAQIATKIESPGNLADLIASTINIGVTEKQEILGKLDLNERLKKVTILLNREVETLELSSRIQSHVKEGIDKTQREYYLREQLKAIQKELGETDDRYTEIEELRKKIFDAKMPSDVHKVAEKELDRLSKMSTMSAEYTVSRTYIDWLTELPWSKATEDNLNIKDANRILNEDHYDLERVKKRILEYLAVRKLKSDMKGPILCFVGPPGVGKTSLGRSIARALGRKFMRISLGGIRDEAEIRGHRRTYVGALPGRIVQGIKKTGSNNPVFMLDEVDKIGMDFRGDPSSALLEVLDPEQNFSFSDHYLEVSFDLSKVMFIATANMLDPVPPSLKDRMEVLELPGYTEEEKLMIAKQFLIPKERFEHGLNEEQIEFDDEGLRVIICSYTRESGVRNLEREIAAICRAVAKDVAEGKTEKQLVTADSIHGYLGPIKYFSEIAERTKYSGVATGLAWTPTGGDILFIESTKMRGKGNLSLTGQLGDVMKESAQAALSYIRSKAADYNITEDFFEKNDIHVHVPQGAIPKDGPSAGITMLVSLVSMLTDKHVRNDVAMTGEITLRGLVLPVGGIKEKVLAAKRAGIRNVILPKFNEKDLEEVPESIKSNMEFMFIEKMDEAVEICLS
- a CDS encoding DsbA family protein, with protein sequence MAHRRLLINLTILLVFVTITSLFANDVSFLSFGTGKTKVRLYTDYFCGPCRDLEPKIEGMIIELVKRNVIDLTFIDAPFHRDSAFYARYFLFVLNEKKEFKYILAARAALFEAAREKIAEKEKLEEFLRKKGIKFKPFDARHVFNVLSGYLREDKINSTPTCVIYSGDKKETFTGATNIIKALENLRRVSQLSGG
- a CDS encoding CoA-binding protein, producing the protein MDSQEMKKREILKTSKVITIVGLSPDVEKPSNVVANYLIKAGYEIIPVNPQYDEILGVKSYKSLSDIPKKIDIVDIFMRAERVLPIVEEAIRIKPKCIWLQLGIVNEEAKNLAERHGIPFFMDVCIKQEHARLMVYQ
- a CDS encoding four helix bundle protein — translated: MGRDYKKIKAWQIADELALLVYKSTKKFPKSEIWGLTSQMRRAAVSVPANIVEGSARKNRNEYLQFLYIAISSLAELNYYIRFTKELGYLDTNEYEGLWTKGQESSRILQGLISYIEKSDV
- a CDS encoding CHASE2 domain-containing protein, which codes for MKKPLIPILIGILITFLFATFAVVRLVPFERLELLLYDIRYHLHGRINPPEEVVIVGIDDRSLEKIGRWPWERKRVASIVDTLKNMGAKVIVMDIILSEPSKGDDILAKSIKRAGNVILPIVFDFKGEKKKVEDDMLFDSAFPMVRKMDYLKIFPPISANSVLLPLKNLSKGAKTLGYINMFPDKDGILRWEVTALEYGGEIYPSIDLQAVRLFLDLPMEAMILNATEGVQLGKKFIPTDFWGRTLIHYYGPERTFPYISVLDVIEKKVEPSRIKDKIVLIGATAVGIYDLRVTPTSPAMPGIEKHASVIASFLKNDFILKVANITNVLIVLISG